CCATCCGGTTCCTTTTCGCCTTCATTGAGTGTCAATTGGGTGTCAAACGCCCTTCCTTTGGCAAACAGTTTGCCGAGAAGATCAGCTCCCTCACGCCTCCGGGATTGAGCTACGGAAGTGTAAAGAAGGCTCATGTCCGGCTTCTTGTGGCCCAGCACGGCAGCGATCACCAGCAGGTCGCATCCTGGGGCCGCAAGTAGTCCCGCGGCTAAGTGCCTCAGGTCGTAGAAGTGCCAATCGAGGAGCCCGAGGGCGTCGCGTTCGGCAGGACAGAACTCTGTGATCTTGTCGGGCACCCACGGTGACCCAGTGTCGTCTTGAATCGTGGCTGTAGCCGCAACCGTCCCTTTGGTACGCATTGGTGTTGTGGCGGTGGCTGGGCGAGAGCAAGGGATATGTCTCAGTACGGGGCGTTCCACCTTCTCTTCAGGTCGCGTCAGGTGCCACGCTGCGGCGAAGGCACCCCCGGGGGCAGGGGTGGCACGGGTTTGTTGGCCTTTTTAGCGTCCTACGCGTCCTGCCACTGCTTGCGCAGGAACTTGACGGCTTTGGGGATCTCGACCATCTTGTCCCCGATGACGCCGCACTCGTGGCTCCTGAAGTCCTGATAGCCGATCATCCTGAGGCCCTTGAAGCCGTTGCCAGACAGCGGCAGGCCCCCTACGGAGCCTGGTCGGAGACTGCAACGCTCCCATGTGGTTGCATTTCCAAGGCATGGCTTTCTGCCTGCCTTGTCATCGCGAGTTGGGATGGAGAGTCAAGACGCTCAACTAGCGGATGTGGAACCGAGTCCGGGTGGCGGCAGACGCTGTAGAATCCGTTAGCATGCGTCTCCTCTCGTGGTTGCTCTTTCTGGCCGGCATTGTGGGCTTCACAGCGCCATTTGACCGCCCTGCCTCCGCCAACGTCGGAGTGGAGCGGGCGCTCCCGTTGTTGCAGGCGAGCGCTCGAACCTGGACCGAGCGATCGTCTTGCACGTCGTGCCACCACCAGTCGTTGGGTTCCCTGGCGATCGCGGTCGCCCGTGAGCGCGGATTCAAGGTCGATAACGGGGAAGCGATGCACCAGATCCAGGCGGTGATCGAGAATCGTTCCGATGCGATCCTCCGCATGTACGTGGGCGGAGGCTCGATCAATGGCCAACTCACCTTCTCCTACGCTTTGCTTGGGCTCGGAGCCGAGGCAACGCCCAAGGAGGAGATGACTGACGCGATGGTGCACTTCCTGAGAATCCTGCAGGCTTCCGACGGCGGGTGGGCCTCCTACAGCCACAGGCAGCCCCTCGAGGACGCTCGCGAATCAGCCACCGCCCTGGCGTTGCGGGCTCTCCAACTGTACGGCGAAGCCTCTGACGCCGACCGCCTGAAGAGGGCCGCCAAGTGGCTGGAGGCCTGTAAGCCCGAACATCAGGAGGGGCGCGCCATGCGGCTCCTCGGTCTGGTTTGGGCCAAGGCGGGACCTCGGCCGATGCGTTCCGCGCTCGATGCCGTTGCGAGAGCCCAAGGCAAGGACGGCGGGTGGTCCCAACTCCCGGGCCTGCCGAGCGACTCCTACGCGACAGGCCAGGCCGTGGTCGCCCTCCGCATGGCCGGCGTGGGGCGCACCGATCGCCGGATTCGACGAGCGATCACCTTCCTGCAAAACACGCAACAAGCAGACGGTTCATGGCGAGTGGCCACCAGACGCAAGACCGAAGGGCTGCCTTACTTCGAAACCGGTTTCCCCCATGGCGAGGACCAGTTCATCTCCTTTGCGGGAAGCGCCTGGGCTACCATGGCCCTTGCGCTTGACGGCGCCGATGTGATGCCTCCCGCCCTCGTGCGATCATCGGTGCCGGAAGGCGCTGTGCGCGAACATCGATTTGCTGACAGCCCGCGTCTGAATGCCCTGTTCGTGGCCATCGCACACGGCACGACCGCGGATGTCGAAGCGGCCCTCAACGCCGGCGCGGACCCCAAGGCGAAAAATCTCGCCGGCAATAGGCCGCTGGAGTGGGCTGTGTTCGACACCGAGAAAAGTGCGCTGCTCCTGAGTCGGGGTGCAGACCCGCAGGAGGCCCTTCACGCTGCGGCGCACTACGGAACACTCGAAGTCCTGCGACGGCTCGTCGATGCGGGAGCCGATGTGCGTGAGCCCGACTCCGACGGACTATCCGTGCTGGTCCACGCGGCGCTATCGCTCGATATCAAGAAGCTCGAGTTCCTCCTCGGGCGGGGCGCAAAAGCGGATGTCGATGGGGATGTGCCGCCTCTTGCGGCTGCAACTTGGGCCGGCAACATCGAAGGGGCTAAGCGTCTCTTGGCCGCTGGCGCCGATCCGAGCTTTCCCCTTACCGACGCCGTGGTCGATCTGAACGAGCCCATCGTGCGATTGCTGCTGTCCCACAAGGCGAATCCCAATAGCGTCGACGAGTCGGGCAGGACCCCGCTCCACTATGCGGCAATGATGTTCGCTGGTCACGATCGCTACGGCGCGCAGTTGCTTCGGGCCGGGGCCGATCCTAGCGTTCGGGACCCGGATGGCCTCACTGCTTTGGAGCTTGCGCGCAAGCACAAGAACAAGCCCATGATCGAGTTGCTCGAGAAGAATCGGCGCGCTCTGCGATCTGGGTCTCAAGCGCGAGGCGTTGGATGAGTGGATCGAGCGACAGACCCACCGCTTCGGCTAGGAGGAGAGTGGGTGCCGCCCGCCAATCTGCGCCCTCCGCCACGTTCGTTTATCGACACCAGCATCCCGGAGCGACGTGGCCGCGAATCCCCTCTCCGCCAGATCGTTGGTCGTAGGTCGGCACAGGCCGATGGGCG
This window of the Fimbriimonadaceae bacterium genome carries:
- a CDS encoding ankyrin repeat domain-containing protein, with product MRLLSWLLFLAGIVGFTAPFDRPASANVGVERALPLLQASARTWTERSSCTSCHHQSLGSLAIAVARERGFKVDNGEAMHQIQAVIENRSDAILRMYVGGGSINGQLTFSYALLGLGAEATPKEEMTDAMVHFLRILQASDGGWASYSHRQPLEDARESATALALRALQLYGEASDADRLKRAAKWLEACKPEHQEGRAMRLLGLVWAKAGPRPMRSALDAVARAQGKDGGWSQLPGLPSDSYATGQAVVALRMAGVGRTDRRIRRAITFLQNTQQADGSWRVATRRKTEGLPYFETGFPHGEDQFISFAGSAWATMALALDGADVMPPALVRSSVPEGAVREHRFADSPRLNALFVAIAHGTTADVEAALNAGADPKAKNLAGNRPLEWAVFDTEKSALLLSRGADPQEALHAAAHYGTLEVLRRLVDAGADVREPDSDGLSVLVHAALSLDIKKLEFLLGRGAKADVDGDVPPLAAATWAGNIEGAKRLLAAGADPSFPLTDAVVDLNEPIVRLLLSHKANPNSVDESGRTPLHYAAMMFAGHDRYGAQLLRAGADPSVRDPDGLTALELARKHKNKPMIELLEKNRRALRSGSQARGVG